DNA sequence from the Lonchura striata isolate bLonStr1 chromosome 7, bLonStr1.mat, whole genome shotgun sequence genome:
ATGAACATATGATCCATGAACGCTTAGATATTATTGAAGAGGTAAGAGGGATTGTGCTGGCTCTTGAACCTTACCAGACCTCTGCCCTATCCTTTTGACCAAATAAAAGGGGTGTTTCTAGACAGTGTCCCTTCTTGACTTTATTCTAGTCAAGGTTGGACTACTTTTTCCAGATGCCATTGTTTATAACTATCCATAAAGCTATTATCACCAGAAATATATAATCTTGGTGAATTCCAAAAATACGATTAACAGTTTATCAGCCTTTTCTACAATGTTTATAACTGTGCCTTTAATCTAAAAATCTCAGAATTGGTATTTGTAAAGTTTCACATTGGCTTATGGGTAGATGCAAGTCCTGCAGGTGACTCCAAGATAGACAGATAAAGAAGTTTCTGTTCTGGGATTCCAGGAAAGCTgcaaagtttgattttttttcctggtctcTTAAGCACTTACAAGATACCTGCTATATATTCTCAGCTGCGTAGGTCCCAAACTTCATGCTGTGGTTCTCAAATGGGAACATTACCTCTCCTCTGCTCTAGTCCCAGCCCTCGTCTTTCCACTCCATCAGCTCCTCTCACTGCCCATGTAGATTCTTTTATTGCATTTAGTAAATTGCATTTCTCTCAGAAatgagaaagaattaaaaacaaactaaTGAAAAGCTCCAAGAAGTCAAGTTCTTCTTTAGACAGGGGAGCTGTAACAACTCTTGCAAAACCAAGTGCTAATACTTGGTGCCACTAGAGGCCAGCAGAACAAAAGAAGTGTTTAAACCTGCAATGTGTATTAGACTAAAGTAGCTGTTGGCATTATAGGACATGAGGTTTGCATTTCCAAACACATCTGGTCCAATTCCTTCCACTTGACCCTCTGACTACCTTCTTTCTCCATTTGTCTCCCTTGTTTCCATTAGAAGGTAATAAAAACAGTGGAGCACCTAGAATCAGAAGTCAAATCGCTCCTCAACATCATCAGTGAGACAACACTGAACATCCCCACCGTTCCAGGAACTCCACTTATAGACGTTTTTGATGGTCAGTATCTCATCAGGTATAACCTAAGTTGAAAAAAAGGGTTACACATGTTATTATTAAATATGCCATATTTTCTCTCTCAAGATGTGAACTAATTCAGCTCAGGGCAGCTAAGGCCTCAGAACTGGGGTCTCAGGACCCCAGCTGTGAGTCCAGTTTGGAAAATCAGATTTCAACAACCACTAGGTtaggagaaaaggaagcaaCTCACCTTA
Encoded proteins:
- the PLAC9 gene encoding placenta-specific protein 9, with protein sequence MLFLWALAFVLVLKEQDPLAAGDPISMVPESSERGSWCNEHMIHERLDIIEEKVIKTVEHLESEVKSLLNIISETTLNIPTVPGTPLIDVFDDTS